Within the Bacillota bacterium genome, the region GGACCACGGCGCGGGCGAGCATCCGCCCGAAGGTGATGATCTGGCCCACCCGGTCGGCACCGTACTTGCGCACGACGTAGTCGATCACCTCGCCTCGCCGCCGGTCCTCGATGTCGATGTCGATGTCGGGCATGGAGACGCGCTCGGGGTTGAGGAAGCGCTCGAAGACCAGCCGGTGGCGGAGCGGATCGACGTCGGTGATGCCCAGGAGGTAGGCCACCAGGCTTCCTGCGGCCGAGCCGCGGCCCGGACCCACGGCGATCCCCTGCCGCCGCGCCCAGTCGATGAAGTCCCAGACGATCAGGAAGTAGCCGGCGTACCCCATCCGCCCGATCACCGCCAGCTCATGCTCCAACCGCCGGCGGACGTCGCCCCCGGCGACGCGGCGCGCGGCCTCCGGGTAGCGGACCGGAAGCCGCTCCTCGCAGAGCTGGCGGAGGTAGCTGGCGGCGTCGTGGCCGGGCGGGAGCGGGTAGTCCGGCAGCTCCATCCGCCCGAAGGGCAGCTCCACCCGGCAGCGCTCGGCGATGCGGAGCGTGTTCTCCAGCGCCTCCGGGCACCAGGCGAAGCGCTCGGCCATCTCCTCGGGGCTCTTGATGTAGAACTGGTCGGAGTCGAAGCGCATCCGCCCGGGGTCTTCGACGGTGGTGGCCGTCTGGATGCAGAGGAGCACCTCGTGGGCGGGCGCATCCTCCCTGCGCGGATAGTGGGCGTCGTTGGTGGCGACCACGCCCACCCCCAGCTCCCTCGCCAGTTCCGCCAGCCGGGGGAGGAGCTGCTGCTGGGCGGCCAGCCCGTGGTCCTGCAGCTCGACGAAGAAGCTCTCGGGGCCGAAGAGATCGCGGTAGAAGCGGGCGGCCTCCCGGGCGCCCTGGACGTCGCCGCGCAGCAGCCGCGCGGAGAGCTCGCCGCTCAGGCAGCCGCTCAGCGCGATCAGGCCCTCGTGGTACCGCTCCAGCAGCTCGCGGTCCACCCGCGGCCGCCGGTAGGTGCCCTCCAGCGAGGCCAGGCTGACCAGCGCCATCAGGTTCCGCCAGCCGCGGTCGTCCTCGGCGAGCAGCGTCAGGTGGTAGTAAGGCTCGCCGTGGGGACCGGGGCTGCGCTCGAAACGGCTCCCGGGGGCCACGTAGAGCTCGCAGCCCAGGATGGGCCGGACCCCCTCCTGTTGGCAGGCCTTGTAGAAGTCGACGGCACCGTAGAGGACGCCGTGGTCGGTCAGGGCGACCGCGGGCATGCCCATCTCCCGCGCCGCCCGAGCCAGCTCCTGGACGCGGATCATCCCGTCCAGGAGGCTGTACTCGGAGTGCATGTGCAGATGGACGAAGCCGGTCACCCTCGCGCCTCCTCCCGCCTCAGCCCGGAGCGGCCGGCGGATCCGCGCCCGGCCACCCTCCCTGAGCTTACCGCTTGCCGCCTTCGCGCTCCTCCTTCTCCATCTCGGCCACCAGCTGCTTGAAGCGCCGCCCGCGCTCCTCATAGTCGCGGAACATGTCGTAGCTGGCGCTGGCCGGCGAGAGCAGGACCACGTCGCCGGGCCGGGCCCGGCGGCGGGCGGCCTCCACCGCCTCCTCCAGCGAGCCCACCCGCTCCACCGGCGGCGGCGCCACCCCGCGCTCGGCGCTGACCATCTCCAGCTCCCGGGCGATGACGGGCGCCGTCTGGCCCAGGAGGATGGCGGCGCGGAGGCCGGTCAACATCCGCTCGGCCAGCGGCCGGTAGGAGAGGTGCTTGTCGTAGCCTCCGGCGATGAGGACGACGGGCTGCGTGAAGGCGTCAAGACCGGCCACCGTCCGGTCCGGGGCAGTGGCGATGGAGTCGTTCACCCAGGTGGCGCCGCCCACGTGGCCGCACAGCTCCAGCCTGTGTTCCACCGGATGGAAGGCGCGGACGGTCGCCCAGACGACGCCGGGCTCCACCCCCAGCGAGCGGGCCATGGCGGCGGCGGCCAGCACGTTGGCCACGTTGTGCCGGCCGCGGAGGGGGATCTCGCTCTCCGGGCCCAGCTCCTCCTCCCGGCCGAGCCAGCGCAGCCGGAGGCGGCCGCGCTCGCTCCACGCGGCCCCCTCGCCCTCCTCCGGCAGCGAGCCGCGCTCGAGCGCGAACCAGAAGCGCCGCCCGGGCGCCTCGCTGGCGCGGCAGGCCGGGTCCTCCGCGTTGAGCACGGCCACGTCGCCGGCTGTCTGGAAGCGGACGATCCGCCGCTTGCTCTCGGTGTACTCCTCCAGGGAAGGATGGATGTCCAGGTGGTTGGGCCGGATGTTCAGGATCGCCGCCACCTGCGGGCTCCGGTCCACCAGGCGCAGCTGGAAGCTGGAGAGCTCCAGGACCACCACGTCCCCGGCGCCGATCTTCTCCACCCGGTCGATCAGCGGGTCGCCGATGTTCCCGCCCACCCAGGTCCGGCGCCCGGCCCTCCGGAAGATCTGCCCGGTCAGGGTGGTGGTGGTGGTCTTCCCGGAGGTGCCGGTGATCCCGACCACGCACGCCCGTCGGCGGGCCAGCTCGCGGAGGAGGATGGCGATCTCCCCGTCGATCCGGGCGCCCCGCCGCCTCGCCTCCTCCACCGCGGGAAGGTCGATCCGCATCCCCGGCGCCAGCACCAGCCGGTCGAAGCCGGCCAGCCCCTCGTCCAGGTAGCCGGGACCGAGCCTCCTCTCCACCTCCAGCCCGTCCAGCTCGTGGAGGCTCTCGCCCAGCTCCTCCCCGGTCTTCCGGTCGAAGACCGCGACCCGCGCCCCTCGCGCCAGGAACCAGCGGACCAGCGGCCGGTTGGAGCGGCCGAGGCCGATGATGGCCACCCGTTCGCCCCGGCGTGTCTCCGCACCGTCCGGCTCCCCGGGATGCGCCGGTCCAGCCTGGTCCATGCACATCGCGGATCCCTCTTCCTCGCCGCGCGACTGCCCGGGCGACGCCCTGGAGCCCTCTCCGGCTGCGGGCGGGCGGGCCGGCCGGCGGGGCCGGCCGTGGCGGCGCAAGTTTCGTGATACGATGATTCCGCATTCCGATGCAAGGGAGAATCCTATGCCCGAGATTCCCGAGGTACGCGACCTGGCCGCGCGGGTGACCGGGAACGTCGAACGGGTCATCCTCGGCAAGCGGCGGGCCGTCGAGCTGCTGCTGGTGGCGCTGCTGGCGGACCGCCATGTCCTGATCGAGGACGTGCCGGGAACCGGCAAGACCATGCTGGTCAAGGCCCTGGCCGTCTCGCTGGGGGCCAGCTTCGCGCGCCTCCAGTTCACCCCCGACCTCCTCCCTTCCGACGTGACCGGCACCTCGGTCTGGGACCCGCACCGGGGCGAGTTCCGCTTCGAACCGGGGCCCGTCTTCCACCAGGTCCTCCTGGCCGACGAGATC harbors:
- the murD gene encoding UDP-N-acetylmuramoyl-L-alanine--D-glutamate ligase encodes the protein MCMDQAGPAHPGEPDGAETRRGERVAIIGLGRSNRPLVRWFLARGARVAVFDRKTGEELGESLHELDGLEVERRLGPGYLDEGLAGFDRLVLAPGMRIDLPAVEEARRRGARIDGEIAILLRELARRRACVVGITGTSGKTTTTTLTGQIFRRAGRRTWVGGNIGDPLIDRVEKIGAGDVVVLELSSFQLRLVDRSPQVAAILNIRPNHLDIHPSLEEYTESKRRIVRFQTAGDVAVLNAEDPACRASEAPGRRFWFALERGSLPEEGEGAAWSERGRLRLRWLGREEELGPESEIPLRGRHNVANVLAAAAMARSLGVEPGVVWATVRAFHPVEHRLELCGHVGGATWVNDSIATAPDRTVAGLDAFTQPVVLIAGGYDKHLSYRPLAERMLTGLRAAILLGQTAPVIARELEMVSAERGVAPPPVERVGSLEEAVEAARRRARPGDVVLLSPASASYDMFRDYEERGRRFKQLVAEMEKEEREGGKR